In a single window of the Rhizobiaceae bacterium genome:
- a CDS encoding IclR family transcriptional regulator has product MENVAERVPAGSKTRLFLPSEETADRRRKNRGRVDCRFGISLNSGLKSRHFLGYSFTYPARVRCRNSYAMDDALSPRMRAKYIMIGMNKKKIATKEIIEKPAKADRNRLSSVTTAIRVLKAFSEDEAEIGVSALAQKLKIAKSTVHRLATTLVAEGLLEQNPETERYRLGVALFGLGTLVRRRMDLSTEARPYLFDLRKLTGETLLLGIPSDMEIMYVYNLQSPQALSMKSDIGVRRPAHCTAVGRGIFAFAPEETIEKLLAGPLVRRTPKTVTDPKQLRRILSEVRERGYAIEDEESEPGIRAIAAPVHGPDGAVIGSVGIAGPSQRLSKEILESYSQPLMDAAEAISFRLGYGRR; this is encoded by the coding sequence ATGGAAAACGTTGCTGAACGTGTTCCTGCGGGGTCGAAGACACGATTGTTTTTGCCTTCGGAGGAAACTGCCGATCGACGGCGGAAGAACCGCGGTCGTGTCGATTGCCGGTTCGGAATATCCTTGAACTCCGGTCTGAAAAGCCGCCATTTTCTCGGGTATTCCTTCACGTACCCAGCCCGCGTGCGCTGTCGCAACAGCTATGCTATGGACGATGCGTTATCTCCACGCATGCGGGCAAAGTACATCATGATCGGAATGAACAAGAAAAAAATTGCGACGAAGGAAATTATCGAAAAGCCGGCCAAGGCCGACCGAAACCGCTTATCTTCGGTAACAACGGCGATTAGGGTTTTGAAGGCGTTCTCCGAGGATGAGGCGGAGATCGGGGTGAGTGCTCTGGCCCAGAAACTCAAGATAGCCAAGAGTACCGTGCACAGGTTGGCAACGACGTTGGTTGCCGAAGGTCTGCTCGAGCAGAACCCGGAAACGGAGCGCTATCGCCTTGGTGTGGCTCTTTTCGGATTGGGTACGTTGGTTCGTCGCCGCATGGATCTTTCGACGGAAGCGCGACCTTATCTGTTTGATCTGCGCAAACTGACCGGTGAGACGCTTTTGCTCGGTATCCCGTCCGATATGGAGATCATGTACGTCTACAACTTACAGAGTCCACAAGCCCTCTCGATGAAATCTGACATCGGCGTGAGACGCCCGGCGCATTGCACCGCCGTAGGGAGAGGCATCTTCGCGTTTGCACCGGAAGAAACAATCGAGAAACTGCTGGCGGGACCTTTGGTACGGCGTACCCCCAAAACTGTAACTGACCCCAAGCAACTGCGCCGAATTCTCTCTGAGGTGCGCGAGCGCGGCTACGCGATCGAGGACGAGGAGAGCGAGCCCGGAATTCGCGCGATCGCCGCGCCGGTGCATGGTCCTGATGGTGCGGTCATCGGTTCGGTGGGTATCGCCGGGCCATCGCAAAGACTCTCGAAGGAAATTCTGGAAAGCTACTCTCAGCCGCTTATGGATGCCGCCGAAGCGATCTCGTTTCGTCTTGGTTACGGCCGACGCTGA